A DNA window from Fuerstiella sp. contains the following coding sequences:
- a CDS encoding DUF1559 domain-containing protein yields the protein MRNTTGRKPSRAGFTLIELLVVISIIAILIALILPAIQSAREAARSAQCKNNLRQIGIALYSWSDTDPLRRLCSGAFDPKRDGDPSLYSWAANVKQVKGGFVSDMLCPSSELKGLEKLNDMVGGTPTSNGSNAPVNRVGTGPFNLIAAGGTADFEGTAYSDLVSLTQAAVRQGLNTNYASSWHMGRGGLLTGFTAADGMVYDGKDCKDYGRSKGPLTQMQISNSDIPASSIPLLADASPGDASEAILSATIDADRGLVQGVRLCETQNDGPARVTGDGIEIMDSDNFDLPYDAAAGTGGIPVAALNPIAFPKRGEPVASGVGFQSDATIGLVLQDTRDFYAVHNGIANVLMADGSVKTLSDINGDGYFNPGFPVTSGFDEETDGYTSNICEVDSFDVFFGVSLQRKTTTKGNYEGQ from the coding sequence GTGAGGAACACGACAGGCCGGAAGCCTTCCCGTGCTGGTTTCACCCTAATTGAACTTCTGGTGGTGATCAGCATCATCGCTATTTTGATTGCTCTCATTCTGCCGGCAATCCAGTCGGCTCGCGAGGCAGCACGAAGCGCTCAATGCAAGAATAATCTCAGACAGATCGGTATTGCGCTCTACTCATGGAGTGACACAGACCCGCTAAGACGTTTGTGTTCCGGTGCATTTGACCCGAAGCGGGATGGAGACCCGTCGCTCTACAGCTGGGCGGCCAATGTCAAGCAGGTCAAAGGCGGGTTCGTCTCTGATATGCTTTGCCCGTCCAGCGAACTGAAAGGTCTGGAAAAACTGAATGACATGGTCGGCGGAACACCAACATCCAACGGGTCAAATGCACCCGTAAACCGTGTTGGCACCGGCCCGTTTAACTTGATCGCCGCAGGCGGCACTGCCGACTTTGAAGGCACGGCATACAGCGACCTTGTGTCATTGACTCAGGCAGCTGTCCGGCAGGGACTGAACACGAATTACGCGTCCAGCTGGCACATGGGACGCGGTGGCCTGTTGACCGGATTCACCGCGGCAGACGGGATGGTCTACGATGGTAAGGACTGTAAAGACTACGGTCGTTCAAAGGGCCCGCTGACACAAATGCAGATCAGCAATTCGGACATCCCTGCGTCTTCGATCCCGCTGCTGGCTGATGCATCACCGGGAGATGCAAGTGAAGCAATCCTCTCCGCAACGATCGATGCCGATCGAGGCCTCGTACAAGGCGTTCGCCTGTGTGAAACTCAGAACGATGGTCCTGCACGCGTGACCGGTGATGGCATTGAGATTATGGATAGTGACAACTTTGATCTGCCGTATGACGCGGCTGCGGGTACCGGTGGAATCCCCGTTGCAGCTTTGAATCCCATTGCATTTCCCAAACGTGGAGAACCGGTCGCCAGTGGTGTTGGATTTCAATCTGACGCGACGATTGGTCTGGTGCTGCAGGACACCCGTGACTTCTACGCTGTTCACAACGGCATTGCGAATGTGCTAATGGCGGACGGAAGCGTGAAGACGTTGAGTGACATCAACGGAGACGGCTACTTCAATCCCGGATTTCCAGTGACCTCAGGCTTCGACGAAGAGACCGACGGGTACACCAGCAACATCTGTGAGGTTGACTCCTTTGACGTCTTCTTCGGCGTTTCTTTACAGAGGAAAACG
- the cobA gene encoding uroporphyrinogen-III C-methyltransferase, whose amino-acid sequence MTGKVFLVGAGPGDPGLITVRGAELLAQADVVFYDGLVNPLLLSITAGRCVRTARTRSGNQTIFPQDAINRQLIEEAHAGKCVIRLKGGDPYVFGRGSEEVRALLDAEVPFEIVPGITAATAAGVYAGFSYTHRDHSSAVAFVTGTEIAGKASSPVDYVALSQFPGTLVFYMGLARVRSICDRLINAGMAADTPSAVVSHASLPDQRVVTAELGQLADAVKQKNMRAPSLIVVGECVNQRETLSWFEGLPLFGLRIGITRAEHQSDEVVQAVVRAGGQPVLLPMIDVLPPDRQQQQDLEEAIDDLQSYDWLIFTSSNAVREFMTLLWARGHDARKIYSVKIAAVGASTQAQLGHWSLRADVVPEQSGSEALAEVLKPVVNGKRCLWPAADRARNSLRELLTSAGATVRQVVCYRHVNVSESDELRQRFCQPPLDWIGISSPVIAGQVATLFPQLKQKDCSTRIVSISQLTTDAAGKAGMTVHAQAANASWSDMLGAVAAATVSDMADRS is encoded by the coding sequence GTGACCGGGAAAGTCTTTCTTGTTGGAGCGGGGCCTGGCGATCCGGGTTTGATTACGGTACGCGGTGCCGAGCTTTTGGCTCAGGCGGACGTGGTCTTTTACGACGGACTTGTCAATCCGCTGCTGCTGTCAATCACGGCCGGACGTTGTGTGCGTACTGCCCGAACACGATCGGGTAATCAGACGATTTTTCCTCAGGACGCAATTAACCGACAGCTGATTGAGGAAGCACACGCGGGAAAATGCGTGATTCGCCTGAAGGGTGGTGACCCTTATGTGTTCGGTCGGGGCAGCGAAGAGGTGCGGGCTTTGCTGGATGCTGAAGTGCCGTTTGAAATTGTCCCCGGTATCACGGCTGCAACGGCAGCCGGGGTTTATGCCGGTTTTTCATATACTCATCGGGATCATTCTTCCGCAGTTGCTTTTGTCACGGGAACCGAAATTGCCGGCAAAGCCAGCAGCCCTGTGGATTACGTTGCCCTGTCTCAATTTCCCGGGACGCTCGTCTTCTACATGGGGCTGGCCCGCGTTCGGTCGATTTGTGACAGACTGATTAACGCAGGTATGGCTGCGGATACGCCATCTGCAGTCGTTTCGCACGCTTCGCTTCCCGATCAGCGAGTCGTCACAGCTGAACTGGGGCAGCTGGCGGATGCCGTCAAACAGAAAAATATGCGTGCTCCGTCACTCATTGTCGTAGGAGAATGTGTCAATCAGCGAGAGACTTTGTCATGGTTCGAAGGCTTACCGCTGTTTGGTCTCAGAATCGGAATTACGCGCGCAGAACATCAGTCAGACGAAGTCGTGCAGGCTGTCGTGAGAGCCGGTGGACAGCCAGTGCTGTTACCGATGATTGATGTGCTTCCACCGGACCGGCAGCAGCAGCAGGACCTGGAGGAGGCCATCGATGATCTGCAGTCTTACGACTGGCTGATATTCACCAGCTCCAATGCGGTACGCGAATTCATGACGCTGTTGTGGGCACGTGGACATGATGCACGAAAAATATATTCAGTTAAGATTGCGGCCGTGGGAGCTTCGACGCAGGCACAACTGGGCCACTGGTCGCTTCGCGCTGACGTTGTTCCGGAACAGTCAGGATCAGAAGCCCTGGCCGAGGTACTGAAACCGGTTGTTAACGGAAAACGCTGTTTGTGGCCGGCTGCTGATCGCGCGCGTAACAGCCTTCGTGAGTTGCTGACATCCGCTGGTGCGACAGTCCGCCAAGTCGTATGTTATCGACATGTGAATGTGAGCGAATCGGATGAACTCCGACAGCGATTTTGTCAGCCACCGCTGGACTGGATCGGTATCAGCAGCCCGGTCATTGCCGGCCAGGTGGCCACTTTGTTTCCACAGTTGAAACAGAAAGACTGTTCGACGAGGATCGTCTCCATCAGTCAGCTTACGACGGATGCGGCCGGGAAAGCCGGAATGACAGTGCATGCTCAGGCAGCAAATGCAAGCTGGTCGGATATGTTGGGAGCTGTCGCAGCAGCCACAGTTTCCGACATGGCAGACCGGTCGTAA